In one Hyphomicrobium sp. 99 genomic region, the following are encoded:
- a CDS encoding MotA/TolQ/ExbB proton channel family protein, whose product MLRGDPRNETATWVRRTPLLYWLIFTGVTAFAAVLLWHFGLIQQMVVSDRTHISSLIALLYIGASLHCLWRTIIISREEDAARLAGELLAADSRHLAFDKGGPNVAGELPKGLITSHIRNLATKASLQGAARLDQTLLLRGLAGQLRGSNHFGSFASDTLMKLGLLGTIVGFIMMLAPIAGLDAENRGALKSSMTLMSDGMAVAMYTTLAGLVGSILIKIQYYMLDDATSRLFNLAVGVTEVHVVSALERQSAASK is encoded by the coding sequence ATTCTCAGGGGTGACCCTCGGAATGAGACGGCAACGTGGGTTCGCCGCACGCCGCTGTTGTATTGGCTGATTTTCACTGGCGTGACGGCTTTCGCGGCGGTTCTGCTATGGCACTTCGGCCTCATCCAGCAGATGGTCGTCAGCGACCGCACGCACATTTCGTCGTTGATCGCGCTTCTCTATATCGGGGCGTCTCTGCATTGCCTCTGGCGGACTATCATCATTTCTCGGGAAGAAGACGCGGCGCGGCTGGCGGGAGAACTCCTGGCCGCAGATAGCCGTCATCTCGCATTCGACAAGGGCGGCCCGAATGTTGCGGGCGAACTCCCCAAGGGATTGATCACTTCGCACATCCGCAATCTGGCGACGAAGGCGAGCCTCCAGGGCGCCGCTCGGCTCGATCAGACGCTGCTGCTCAGAGGCTTGGCGGGACAGCTCAGGGGCTCAAATCACTTCGGCTCGTTCGCGAGCGACACGTTGATGAAGCTCGGCCTGCTCGGCACGATCGTCGGCTTCATCATGATGCTGGCTCCCATCGCTGGTCTCGATGCCGAAAACCGCGGTGCGCTCAAGTCGTCCATGACGCTGATGAGCGACGGCATGGCGGTCGCCATGTACACGACGCTTGCCGGGCTCGTCGGCTCGATCCTCATCAAAATTCAATACTACATGCTCGATGACGCCACGAGCAGGCTGTTCAACCTCGCGGTCGGCGTGACCGAGGTCCATGTCGTCTCGGCGTTGGAACGGCAATCGGCGGCAAGCAAATGA
- a CDS encoding ABC-F family ATP-binding cassette domain-containing protein, translated as MIRLDSISKQNGHQIVFIEASAVLNKGEKIGLVGPNGAGKTTLFRLITGQEQPDEGQVSVDRGITIGYFSQNVGDMRGRSAVAEVMDGAGPVSTIAAELVELEAAMADPDRADEMDEIIERYGEVQGRFEELGGYALEGRAREVLAGLSFEPDMMDGDVGALSGGWKMRVALARILLMRPDVMLLDEPSNHLDLESLIWLEDFLKGYEGALMMTSHDREFMDRIVTKIVEIDGGTLTTYSGDYEFYVQQRALAEKQQQAQFDRQQAMLAKELKFIERFKARASHAAQVQSRVKTLEKIERVEPPKRRQSVVFEFPPAPRSGEDVATLRDVHKSYGSRSIYEGLTFQVRRRERWCVMGVNGAGKSTLLKLIAGSTKPDEGTVAIGASVKMGYFAQHAMDLLDGEQTVFQSLEYSFPQAGQGSLRSLAGCFGFSGDDVEKRCRVLSGGEKARLVMAKLLFDPPNFLVLDEPTNHLDVMTKEMLITALSQYEGAMLFVSHDRHFLAALSNRVLELTPDGIHQYGGGYTEYVERTGYEAPGLQRP; from the coding sequence ATGATTCGTCTCGACAGCATCAGCAAGCAGAATGGTCACCAGATCGTCTTTATTGAAGCCTCTGCGGTCCTCAATAAGGGTGAGAAGATCGGCCTCGTCGGTCCCAACGGAGCGGGTAAGACCACACTCTTTCGACTGATCACGGGACAAGAGCAACCGGACGAGGGGCAAGTCTCCGTCGATCGCGGCATCACGATTGGCTATTTCAGCCAGAACGTGGGGGACATGCGAGGCCGCAGCGCCGTGGCCGAAGTCATGGACGGCGCCGGGCCGGTCAGCACAATCGCCGCCGAGCTTGTCGAACTCGAAGCCGCCATGGCCGATCCCGACCGCGCGGACGAGATGGATGAGATCATCGAGCGCTACGGCGAAGTCCAAGGGCGCTTCGAAGAGCTTGGCGGCTATGCATTGGAGGGCCGAGCCCGCGAAGTGCTGGCTGGATTAAGCTTCGAGCCGGACATGATGGACGGTGACGTCGGCGCGCTGTCTGGCGGCTGGAAGATGCGCGTTGCTTTGGCGCGTATTCTACTCATGCGCCCCGATGTGATGCTGCTCGACGAGCCGAGCAACCATCTGGATCTCGAGAGCCTGATCTGGCTTGAGGACTTCCTCAAGGGCTACGAAGGCGCGTTGATGATGACCTCGCATGATCGCGAGTTCATGGATCGCATCGTCACAAAAATCGTCGAAATCGATGGCGGAACGCTGACGACGTACTCCGGCGACTATGAGTTCTACGTGCAGCAGCGCGCTCTCGCCGAGAAGCAGCAGCAGGCGCAATTCGACCGCCAACAGGCCATGCTGGCCAAAGAGTTGAAATTCATCGAGCGGTTCAAGGCGCGCGCATCGCACGCTGCACAGGTGCAAAGCCGGGTAAAGACACTCGAAAAGATCGAACGCGTCGAACCGCCGAAGCGCCGGCAAAGCGTGGTGTTCGAATTTCCCCCGGCGCCGCGATCCGGTGAGGACGTGGCGACGCTCAGGGACGTGCACAAGAGTTACGGTTCGCGAAGTATCTACGAGGGGCTGACGTTCCAGGTGCGCCGTAGAGAGCGCTGGTGTGTGATGGGCGTCAACGGCGCGGGCAAGTCCACGTTGTTGAAGCTGATCGCCGGGTCGACCAAACCTGACGAAGGAACGGTCGCAATCGGCGCAAGCGTGAAGATGGGCTATTTCGCTCAGCACGCGATGGATCTGCTCGACGGCGAGCAGACCGTATTTCAGTCGCTCGAATACTCGTTTCCGCAAGCGGGACAAGGTTCGCTGCGTTCACTCGCCGGCTGCTTCGGCTTTTCCGGCGACGACGTCGAGAAGAGGTGCCGTGTTCTATCGGGCGGCGAGAAAGCCCGGCTGGTCATGGCGAAGTTGCTGTTCGACCCGCCAAACTTCCTTGTTCTCGACGAGCCGACCAACCATCTCGACGTCATGACGAAGGAGATGCTCATCACCGCGCTTTCTCAATATGAGGGCGCGATGCTTTTCGTTTCGCATGATCGCCACTTTCTCGCGGCGCTATCCAACCGGGTTCTGGAACTCACGCCGGACGGTATTCATCAGTACGGCGGCGGATACACGGAATACGTCGAACGTACCGGCTATGAGGCGCCGGGCCTACAGAGACCTTAA
- a CDS encoding TetR/AcrR family transcriptional regulator, with translation MAQRTRTKKASGDRDQKPVGRAEPQKRRRLDPEDREREIIDGAVAFFAEVGFDGGLRDLAERLGITHQNLFRYFATKEALIERVYKEVYLNRWQREWETLLRNPLRPLEQRLIDFYQAYFPAIYRYDWVRIFVYAGLKNVGITKRYLDFIQKKVIEPLGYELRRVAGFPEEANRPLSPNELEIAWSLHGELFYLAIRKWVYDMPAPDDLRPVIQSAVARFLDGAPAALRNLRERAHSG, from the coding sequence ATGGCACAGCGCACGCGGACAAAGAAGGCCTCCGGTGACCGGGATCAGAAGCCTGTCGGCCGAGCGGAGCCGCAGAAGCGGCGGCGTCTTGATCCGGAAGATCGGGAACGCGAGATCATCGACGGTGCCGTCGCGTTTTTTGCCGAGGTCGGCTTCGATGGAGGCTTGCGCGATCTTGCCGAGCGCCTTGGTATCACGCACCAAAATCTCTTCCGCTACTTCGCGACAAAGGAAGCGTTGATCGAACGCGTCTACAAGGAAGTCTACCTCAACCGTTGGCAGCGCGAATGGGAAACGCTTCTCAGAAACCCCTTGCGGCCGCTAGAGCAGCGTTTGATCGATTTCTATCAGGCGTATTTTCCGGCGATCTACCGCTATGATTGGGTGCGAATTTTTGTGTATGCAGGGCTCAAGAACGTCGGCATCACCAAGCGCTATCTCGACTTCATTCAGAAGAAGGTGATCGAGCCTCTCGGTTATGAATTGCGGCGCGTGGCCGGGTTCCCTGAAGAAGCAAACCGTCCTCTCTCGCCGAATGAGTTGGAGATCGCCTGGAGCCTGCATGGCGAACTCTTTTATTTGGCTATCCGCAAGTGGGTTTATGACATGCCCGCGCCTGACGACCTTCGGCCCGTCATTCAGTCCGCAGTTGCCCGCTTTCTCGATGGCGCGCCAGCGGCGTTGCGCAATTTAAGAGAGAGGGCGCATTCGGGATAG
- a CDS encoding efflux RND transporter periplasmic adaptor subunit translates to MADSNDTLSVRPPDERREKRGKPDVATPAPKGHGGLWLGLGVLLLLTGALVLGGINARALRQQTLATSERHANFVPKVRVAPVKASSDFNTVSLPATTLAFTTANIFARASGYIGKRNVDIGDRVKQGQLLAEIVAPELDHQIAQAQATLEQNKATLRQNVANRDLAKITWDRDKPVVAKGWVTQQQGSIDEQNLKALIAGVGVAEQSIAAQEATIKVLQQQKDYQSVVAPFDGVVTQRNIDVGSLVQADATSGTFMFNLQQTDIIRTQVYVPQDQAFGIQPGVEAVVRIPEIPDRTFPGKVTRIADALNPITRTLLTEIDVPNPDGAMSAGVYCTVELHIPRKEPSLLVPAEAIVFDRNGLHVAVVEDGIVHLQKVSVARDFGTVVEVHDGVKKGDLLVLNPPVDLAQGSKVEVRSDASDKTASEPALRPPTKNRT, encoded by the coding sequence GTGGCCGATTCAAACGACACGCTATCGGTCCGGCCGCCGGATGAGAGACGCGAGAAAAGAGGCAAGCCCGATGTCGCGACCCCGGCACCGAAAGGTCATGGCGGTCTATGGCTCGGACTAGGAGTACTCCTGCTTTTGACCGGCGCGCTGGTCCTTGGCGGCATCAATGCCCGAGCGCTGCGACAACAGACTTTGGCCACGTCCGAGCGCCACGCCAATTTCGTGCCGAAAGTTCGCGTGGCCCCGGTGAAAGCCAGCAGCGACTTTAATACCGTGTCGTTGCCGGCGACGACGTTGGCATTCACAACGGCGAACATCTTTGCCCGCGCCAGCGGTTATATCGGCAAACGCAACGTCGACATCGGTGATCGCGTCAAGCAAGGACAGCTGCTGGCGGAAATCGTCGCCCCCGAACTCGATCATCAGATCGCGCAAGCGCAAGCCACTCTCGAACAGAACAAAGCGACGCTGCGCCAGAACGTGGCGAACCGGGACCTCGCCAAGATCACGTGGGATCGAGACAAGCCCGTGGTCGCCAAAGGTTGGGTGACGCAACAGCAAGGTTCAATCGATGAGCAAAATCTCAAGGCGCTGATCGCCGGTGTAGGCGTCGCTGAACAGAGCATCGCTGCGCAGGAAGCGACGATCAAGGTTCTTCAGCAGCAAAAGGATTATCAGAGCGTCGTCGCTCCGTTCGACGGGGTCGTCACTCAACGCAATATCGATGTCGGAAGTCTGGTTCAAGCGGATGCGACGAGCGGCACCTTCATGTTCAATCTCCAGCAGACTGACATCATCAGAACCCAGGTTTATGTTCCTCAGGATCAGGCGTTCGGGATACAGCCCGGCGTCGAAGCCGTCGTGCGGATTCCGGAAATTCCGGATCGCACATTCCCGGGGAAGGTTACACGCATTGCCGATGCGTTGAATCCCATTACCCGGACGCTGTTGACAGAGATTGACGTTCCCAACCCGGACGGAGCCATGTCTGCCGGCGTCTACTGCACCGTCGAGCTTCATATCCCGCGAAAGGAGCCGTCGCTGTTAGTACCGGCGGAAGCCATCGTATTTGATCGGAACGGCCTGCACGTGGCGGTCGTTGAGGACGGAATTGTTCATCTGCAAAAAGTTTCTGTGGCACGCGACTTCGGGACCGTCGTCGAGGTGCACGACGGCGTCAAGAAGGGCGATTTGTTGGTTCTCAACCCGCCGGTCGACCTAGCCCAAGGAAGTAAAGTCGAGGTGCGCTCCGATGCATCGGATAAAACGGCTAGCGAGCCGGCGTTGCGCCCGCCGACGAAGAATCGCACATAA
- a CDS encoding nucleotidyltransferase domain-containing protein gives MKFSGQDVTKIFRALEDGGVPVWLDGGWAIDALLRKESREHSDVDLIVPIDSLGPAEAILGTLGFQMDNRQTNMPTRAVFRDSAGLEVDIHPVTFNPDGSSIHIDEDKSDRKYVYVSSSAGLTGVGVIDGRVVRCTTAAEQIRQKVERRYSPWAPDRIRADGVSADLRDIISLLEVFGVGEGVGRQTIQTVEAPLTDNEVVNAAEQFRFRHVASLCAQHTELTARHAELSARHSQLTAQHAGLVEEHRALRARLKTMRKSISWRLTAPMRWTAERMGIGWSKLRTH, from the coding sequence ATGAAATTTTCGGGACAGGACGTCACAAAGATTTTTCGTGCTCTCGAAGATGGCGGGGTGCCGGTTTGGCTTGATGGAGGGTGGGCGATCGATGCGTTGCTCAGAAAAGAATCGAGGGAGCATTCGGATGTGGATCTTATCGTTCCGATAGATAGCTTGGGTCCTGCCGAAGCCATTCTTGGCACGCTGGGATTCCAAATGGATAACCGCCAAACAAATATGCCAACCAGAGCCGTTTTTCGGGATTCTGCGGGGCTCGAGGTCGACATCCATCCGGTTACGTTCAACCCGGACGGCTCATCAATTCATATCGATGAAGACAAATCCGATCGAAAATACGTTTATGTTTCTTCATCAGCCGGCCTAACGGGAGTCGGCGTCATCGACGGCCGCGTTGTCCGTTGCACCACCGCCGCTGAGCAAATACGTCAGAAGGTGGAAAGACGTTACTCGCCATGGGCGCCAGACAGAATTCGCGCAGACGGCGTCTCGGCCGACCTCAGGGATATCATCTCGCTGCTCGAAGTGTTCGGCGTGGGCGAAGGAGTAGGTCGGCAGACCATTCAGACTGTTGAGGCACCATTGACGGACAACGAGGTCGTCAATGCGGCGGAGCAGTTCCGCTTCCGGCATGTCGCGTCGCTCTGTGCTCAGCACACGGAACTGACGGCAAGGCACGCGGAGCTCAGCGCCCGGCACTCGCAGCTAACCGCGCAGCATGCAGGCCTTGTCGAAGAGCACAGAGCGTTGCGCGCGCGATTGAAAACGATGCGAAAATCAATCTCGTGGCGTCTGACCGCTCCGATGCGGTGGACCGCGGAACGGATGGGCATAGGCTGGTCCAAGCTCAGAACCCACTGA
- a CDS encoding DUF4440 domain-containing protein gives MNEVITANATKWDDAFNSGDIKRLEGFYAPQALVIPAGGTAVSGSEIGKFFADLKSKGFSDHKITVEKVLGEEETQVATGKWQLSGPSEDGATKQYGGNWVNVLVRTGDGWRTLLHTWN, from the coding sequence ATGAATGAAGTAATCACGGCGAACGCGACCAAGTGGGATGACGCCTTCAATTCCGGCGATATCAAGCGGCTCGAGGGCTTCTATGCCCCTCAAGCATTGGTCATCCCCGCAGGCGGCACTGCCGTTAGCGGCTCGGAAATCGGCAAGTTTTTCGCGGATCTCAAGTCCAAGGGCTTCTCTGATCACAAGATTACGGTCGAAAAAGTGCTCGGCGAAGAGGAGACCCAGGTTGCAACGGGCAAATGGCAACTGAGCGGTCCGTCAGAAGATGGAGCGACGAAGCAATACGGCGGCAACTGGGTGAATGTTCTCGTGCGCACTGGAGACGGTTGGCGCACTCTCTTGCACACCTGGAACTGA
- a CDS encoding sensor histidine kinase codes for MFHLVGRLLAVVLLCLAGAIGWVMIDAHRSIEAETAATADRVSQRLEGLYWQKLLWRDGMSKDTLLPMPDWETLATASVVSPGICVTFAPPGVDPRQLCSQIEALGEPAPAWFGATYDFLFGLQTPQKRYLSIRDKDAGYVVSAAQRDAALRLSWQQVSIVVGVAIAMAAAITILATLMIGHALIPARTIIEGLRKLEQGNLGWRLPRFRTAEFNLIARAVNDLSEELARTNAARTALTTRLFQVQEEERRALARDLHDEFGQCLTATAALAASIEAGAPPDRQDLADDARAITRAQQRMMENLRGALVRLRSQNIDEIGLEASLHQLVSDHNTQASRAVVRLNVIGKLAALPKQVAIDIYRVAQECLTNAMKHGSPTEVRLRVEHMGTERDTISLTVEDDGGGDATHINRGNGHGHGILGMRERISALGGSLSIGKAAKGVRVAAIIPVLGSRNGLTFGGEATA; via the coding sequence ATGTTCCACCTCGTAGGGCGCCTTTTGGCCGTTGTGCTGCTGTGTCTCGCAGGCGCAATCGGCTGGGTCATGATCGATGCCCACCGCTCCATTGAGGCTGAAACGGCCGCGACGGCGGATCGCGTCAGCCAGCGCCTCGAAGGACTTTACTGGCAGAAGCTTCTGTGGCGCGACGGCATGAGCAAGGACACGCTGCTGCCGATGCCCGACTGGGAAACATTGGCGACGGCCAGCGTCGTTTCACCCGGAATTTGTGTGACGTTCGCGCCGCCCGGCGTCGATCCTCGCCAGCTCTGCAGTCAAATCGAAGCGCTCGGCGAGCCCGCGCCTGCTTGGTTCGGGGCAACCTATGATTTCCTCTTCGGTCTGCAGACCCCGCAAAAACGCTATCTGTCGATCCGCGATAAGGACGCGGGTTATGTCGTATCTGCCGCCCAGCGGGATGCCGCCTTGCGCCTCTCTTGGCAGCAGGTCTCGATCGTCGTCGGCGTCGCGATCGCCATGGCGGCAGCAATTACCATCCTCGCGACATTGATGATCGGGCACGCGCTGATCCCGGCGCGGACCATCATCGAGGGCTTGCGAAAGTTGGAGCAAGGCAATCTTGGCTGGAGGCTGCCGCGGTTTCGCACAGCGGAATTCAATCTCATCGCCCGCGCCGTCAACGATCTCTCGGAGGAGCTGGCCCGCACCAACGCCGCCCGGACCGCGCTGACGACACGGCTCTTCCAAGTACAGGAAGAGGAGCGCCGGGCACTCGCGCGGGATCTTCACGACGAGTTCGGCCAGTGCCTGACTGCAACGGCCGCTCTTGCGGCGAGCATCGAGGCTGGAGCCCCGCCCGATCGCCAGGACCTCGCAGACGATGCGCGCGCAATCACTCGCGCCCAACAACGCATGATGGAAAACCTTCGGGGCGCGCTCGTGCGTCTACGATCGCAGAATATCGATGAGATCGGGCTCGAAGCCAGCCTTCACCAGCTCGTCTCCGATCACAACACGCAGGCGTCGCGCGCTGTCGTCCGTTTGAACGTCATCGGCAAACTGGCGGCTTTGCCGAAGCAGGTCGCGATCGACATTTATCGCGTCGCTCAGGAATGTCTGACCAATGCGATGAAGCATGGATCGCCAACCGAGGTGCGCCTCAGAGTTGAGCATATGGGCACGGAACGCGACACGATCAGCCTGACCGTGGAAGATGATGGCGGCGGCGATGCAACCCACATCAATCGCGGCAACGGTCACGGCCACGGAATTCTCGGAATGCGCGAACGCATATCCGCACTCGGTGGCAGTCTGTCCATTGGCAAGGCCGCAAAGGGCGTGCGCGTGGCTGCTATTATCCCCGTTCTCGGATCTCGTAATGGGCTAACGTTCGGCGGCGAGGCGACCGCATGA
- a CDS encoding response regulator transcription factor → MSAVTILLVDDHPIVREGYHRLLERQAEFHVCAEAGDAQEAYRAYKEHRPNVVVMDLALPGASGIEGVRHIRQWDKDAKILVFTMHLGVAFALKAFEAGASGYVTKSSAPGELVRAVKAIAAGGRFLSEDISRAIAADRLAGPDRAIDQLGPRETEILRLLASGLTSETIAEMLNLSTKTVRNHHYAIKGKIGAQNDAHLVWLAVSAGLIKIDDAIFDGHST, encoded by the coding sequence ATGAGTGCGGTTACGATTCTTCTCGTAGACGATCACCCGATCGTTCGCGAAGGGTACCATCGACTTCTAGAGCGTCAGGCGGAATTTCATGTGTGCGCCGAAGCCGGCGACGCGCAGGAAGCTTATCGCGCCTACAAGGAACACCGGCCGAACGTCGTCGTCATGGATCTCGCTCTCCCTGGCGCGAGCGGGATCGAAGGCGTGCGCCACATCCGCCAGTGGGACAAGGACGCTAAGATCCTGGTCTTTACGATGCACCTCGGCGTCGCATTCGCCCTCAAAGCTTTCGAAGCCGGAGCGTCCGGTTATGTAACGAAGAGTAGTGCACCGGGAGAACTCGTTCGCGCCGTGAAGGCTATAGCAGCCGGTGGCCGCTTCTTGAGTGAAGATATTTCGCGCGCCATCGCCGCTGATCGCCTCGCTGGACCGGACCGCGCGATCGATCAGCTCGGGCCCCGCGAAACCGAAATTCTCCGGCTGCTGGCGTCGGGACTGACCAGCGAAACGATTGCTGAGATGCTCAACCTCAGCACGAAAACAGTTCGCAACCATCACTACGCGATCAAGGGCAAGATTGGCGCGCAAAACGATGCGCATCTCGTCTGGCTCGCGGTGAGTGCGGGGCTCATCAAGATCGACGATGCGATCTTCGACGGTCATTCGACTTAG